From the genome of Danio rerio strain Tuebingen ecotype United States chromosome 2, GRCz12tu, whole genome shotgun sequence, one region includes:
- the LOC110437927 gene encoding uncharacterized protein, which translates to MNVKTALLFLLSALSGSYSLLPRKFYYEPKTTLSWTLAQTECRQKYTDLAFVNSKADLDKMSAIYVNNYISSSSWIGGSNLNSDSQNTTQIDSSPQDRIKCPAIDTHSWKETDEKCLNTLPFYCSQDEGKRVFIRLKIKPDRQVDLRDPEIRGNILDEINGKFNKTSLGDVVKIQWTTSLERPVKGNVNITSAIEQNDVCS; encoded by the exons ATGAATGTGAAAACTGCTCTGCTTTTTCTTCTCTCAG CTCTTTCTGGGAGTTATTCTCTTCTCCCTAGGAAATTCTATTATGAACCTAAAACAACATTGTCATGGACGCTAGCTCAGACTGAATGCAGACAGAAATACACAGATCTGGCTTTTGTGAACAGTAAGGCGGATCTAGACAAAATGTCTGCAATCTATGTGAATAATTATATCTCATCCTCTAGCTGGATAGGGGGTTCTAATTTGAATTCGGATTCACAAAACACTACGCAAATTGACAGTTCCCCACAGGACAGAATAAAATGCCCTGCAATCGACACTCACTCCTGGAAAGAAACAGACGAGAAGTGCTTGAACACACTACCATTTTACTGTAGCCAAG ATGAAGGCAAACGGGTGTTTATACGACTGAAAATCAAGCCTGATAGACAAGTGGACCTTAGAGACCCTGAAATAAGGGGAAACATATTAGATGAG ATCAATGGGAAATTCAACAAAACTAGTCTTGGTGATGTTGTCAAAATACAGTGGACCACAAGTCTAGAAAGACCAGTAAAAGGCAATGTCAACATAACGTCTGCCATTGAACAAAATGATGTCTGCAGCTGA